Proteins from a genomic interval of Undibacterium parvum:
- the lnt gene encoding apolipoprotein N-acyltransferase gives MTLLSNSKIRRSTIALVGILASALLAALYVRGGAAYLLGFVMLVPWLRTLDARSSIWTSLLSGYAMSLAYTAAAFAWFGSAIGSYTQVGAGTGLALLLLAAPLFQPQFLVFALVRHVASYRYGVRLRTLAAAAAWLATEYLVPRLLGDTLGYGLYPSPLMRQAADLGGTAGLTFLLLLANEGVALALARRTLGWRVFAKPLAMSALVPALLTAYGMTVLTLVPALSPQPTVSEKPLRMGLIQANLTDYEGLRQAKGAHAVVREVLDTHFAMSYDAVVRQGADAVLWSETAYPTTFGHPKSEAGAEFDQEILATIKAAGVPFVFGTYDSDTQGEYNAAAFVQPDHGLLGFYRKTRLFPLTEYVPAWLESENLRRLLPWTGNWRAGNGARVFPLRLTDGRDIPVLPLICLDDVDTGLAIHGARLGARAILTMSNDSWFSSQPLGAQLHQAAAAFRSIETRLPQFRVTSNGYSAVIDAYGNALAGSRMGERSLVIAALPVTTPARTLMVWWGDWVGLVASVFLLMLAAQPILALIPGWRLGDAAAEQPLRLPVRVALLPPAARYAAALLRAFARASLLWMCAAMLFNEALRTNTLAQIRTFGALFLAPEAASWSLLLAYSARASLENGSLVLSRGAQRFELAISEISALVVWRLPLPCPGASLRLVSGQRWRYALALANPPALARALAAAGGPPLLPCPPSPLSSYAQARLAMQRWRLDHPLVKFALLPLALAIPAFHLHQHIAYGSAFGEYYSFGLKAYLIAFALWWSAWSIGVVLSATLLRASIEIGTLITALLSPGKTIAMRRWLERIAHVMLYLGLPSWLLFNVYAA, from the coding sequence ATGACACTTCTCAGTAATTCTAAAATACGACGATCCACCATCGCCTTGGTGGGCATACTTGCCAGCGCACTCTTGGCGGCGCTGTACGTGCGCGGTGGTGCCGCTTATCTACTCGGCTTTGTGATGTTAGTGCCGTGGTTGCGCACGCTCGATGCGCGCTCTAGCATCTGGACCTCGCTGTTGAGCGGCTATGCCATGTCGCTGGCCTACACGGCGGCCGCTTTCGCCTGGTTTGGTAGTGCCATCGGTAGCTATACCCAAGTCGGAGCGGGCACCGGCCTGGCGCTACTGCTATTAGCCGCACCGCTGTTTCAACCACAATTTTTGGTGTTCGCCCTGGTGCGCCATGTCGCCTCGTATCGCTACGGCGTCAGGCTACGCACACTGGCCGCCGCGGCCGCGTGGCTTGCCACTGAGTATCTAGTCCCGCGCTTGCTGGGCGACACCCTGGGCTACGGGCTGTATCCATCGCCACTTATGCGGCAAGCTGCGGATCTCGGCGGCACTGCTGGTCTGACTTTTTTACTGTTGCTGGCCAACGAGGGCGTAGCTTTAGCGCTCGCGCGCCGCACTTTGGGCTGGCGCGTGTTTGCCAAACCACTGGCAATGTCAGCACTAGTGCCAGCTCTGCTGACAGCTTACGGCATGACGGTGCTGACGCTAGTGCCAGCACTCTCGCCCCAGCCGACAGTTAGCGAGAAGCCACTGCGCATGGGCCTAATTCAGGCCAATCTGACTGACTACGAAGGCCTGCGTCAGGCCAAGGGCGCGCATGCCGTAGTGCGCGAGGTGCTCGACACCCATTTTGCGATGAGCTACGACGCCGTGGTGCGCCAGGGCGCGGACGCAGTGCTTTGGTCAGAAACCGCCTACCCGACCACCTTCGGCCATCCCAAGAGCGAGGCCGGTGCCGAGTTTGATCAAGAGATACTCGCGACCATCAAGGCCGCTGGCGTGCCTTTCGTGTTTGGCACTTACGATAGCGATACCCAGGGCGAATACAATGCGGCCGCCTTTGTGCAGCCAGATCACGGTCTGCTAGGTTTTTATCGCAAGACTCGCTTATTTCCGCTCACCGAATATGTGCCGGCCTGGCTAGAGAGCGAAAACTTGCGACGCCTACTACCGTGGACTGGCAACTGGCGCGCTGGCAATGGCGCCAGAGTGTTTCCGCTGCGGCTAACGGATGGCCGCGATATCCCGGTTCTGCCTTTGATATGTCTTGACGATGTTGACACCGGGCTCGCTATTCACGGTGCGCGCCTCGGTGCGCGCGCCATACTTACCATGTCTAACGATTCCTGGTTCAGCTCCCAGCCACTAGGCGCACAACTGCATCAGGCAGCAGCGGCGTTTCGCAGTATAGAAACCAGACTACCGCAGTTTCGCGTCACCAGCAATGGCTACAGCGCAGTCATCGATGCCTATGGCAATGCCTTGGCCGGCAGCCGCATGGGCGAACGCAGCCTGGTGATCGCGGCCTTGCCGGTAACTACGCCAGCGCGCACATTGATGGTGTGGTGGGGTGACTGGGTCGGGTTGGTCGCGAGCGTGTTCTTGCTGATGCTGGCAGCTCAGCCAATACTGGCGCTGATACCTGGCTGGCGCTTGGGCGATGCGGCCGCAGAACAGCCGCTGCGCTTGCCAGTCAGGGTGGCGCTGTTGCCGCCCGCCGCCCGCTACGCTGCAGCTTTGTTACGCGCCTTTGCACGCGCCAGCTTGCTGTGGATGTGCGCTGCGATGTTATTTAACGAAGCCCTGCGCACCAATACGCTGGCGCAAATACGCACTTTCGGTGCCCTGTTTCTTGCTCCTGAAGCGGCTAGCTGGAGCCTGCTACTGGCCTATTCGGCGCGCGCCTCGCTAGAAAATGGCAGCCTGGTGCTCAGCCGTGGTGCCCAGCGTTTCGAACTGGCGATCAGTGAAATCAGCGCACTGGTGGTTTGGCGTCTGCCACTGCCCTGTCCCGGCGCCAGCTTGCGCCTGGTCTCGGGTCAGCGCTGGCGCTACGCTCTGGCACTGGCCAATCCGCCTGCGCTGGCACGCGCACTGGCGGCGGCCGGTGGCCCGCCACTATTACCCTGCCCGCCTTCCCCCTTGAGCAGCTATGCGCAAGCACGCTTGGCAATGCAGCGCTGGCGACTAGATCATCCGCTCGTAAAATTTGCCCTACTGCCGCTGGCTTTGGCGATTCCGGCCTTCCATTTACATCAGCATATTGCCTACGGCAGTGCGTTCGGCGAGTACTATAGCTTTGGTTTGAAGGCTTACCTGATCGCCTTCGCGCTATGGTGGAGCGCCTGGTCTATCGGTGTAGTACTGAGTGCGACGCTACTGCGTGCCAGCATAGAAATCGGTACCCTAATCACGGCCTTACTAAGCCCCGGAAAAACCATCGCGATGCGGCGCTGGCTAGAACGCATCGCCCATGTAATGCTGTATCTCGGTCTACCAAGCTGGCTACTTTTCAACGTCTACGCTGCATAA
- a CDS encoding SGNH/GDSL hydrolase family protein translates to MKMRFRTAIRTLLPITLLALGAEAAASTLNQNVSWTIDRAGTTSKYRVVAYGDSIYAGYNGSTVNAAKYAAPTVDAEYMSALWNADIESVRRTKSGAIASDVYNNKIVAERSYMQASNTRVVTFEMCGNDGLQARTAFKGQTGTCDYSVLTSAENNCRANVAAAMDYINANAYSGVKLKVVSNLHYPGYAADNTQSSCKDAGTGATVKMQDKFLPSIARINFLMCDFARQKGFACADNFAQYMGADYDSNGDGQIDSEALRYVLGESEASYVTRITSTLRSTIRDANTHFVSSGSSYDYIQSDDTHPTYTGSTVTAGLFGGSTGTGAPRYSSFVSGKNPIWNQYGHERMGWAISTFNPAAP, encoded by the coding sequence ATGAAGATGAGATTTCGTACTGCTATCCGCACGCTGTTACCAATTACCTTACTGGCATTAGGCGCAGAAGCGGCCGCCAGCACCCTGAACCAAAACGTCTCGTGGACCATAGACCGGGCTGGCACCACCAGCAAATACCGCGTGGTGGCCTACGGTGATTCTATCTACGCTGGCTACAATGGCTCCACCGTCAACGCAGCCAAGTACGCGGCACCGACCGTCGATGCTGAATACATGTCGGCATTATGGAACGCCGATATCGAGAGCGTGCGCCGTACCAAATCCGGCGCGATCGCCTCGGATGTGTACAACAATAAAATCGTGGCCGAGCGCTCTTACATGCAAGCGAGCAATACCCGCGTGGTCACTTTCGAGATGTGTGGCAATGATGGCTTGCAAGCGCGTACCGCCTTCAAGGGCCAGACTGGCACTTGCGATTACAGTGTGCTCACTTCGGCAGAGAATAATTGCCGTGCCAATGTAGCTGCAGCGATGGACTACATCAATGCCAATGCCTATTCTGGTGTCAAACTTAAGGTGGTCTCTAACCTGCATTATCCTGGTTATGCGGCCGACAATACGCAAAGTTCCTGCAAGGATGCCGGCACTGGCGCTACGGTCAAGATGCAAGATAAATTCTTGCCTTCGATCGCCAGAATTAACTTCCTGATGTGTGACTTTGCGCGCCAAAAAGGCTTCGCGTGCGCAGATAATTTTGCCCAGTACATGGGGGCTGATTACGATAGCAATGGCGACGGCCAGATCGATTCCGAAGCGCTGCGCTACGTACTCGGTGAGAGCGAAGCGAGCTACGTGACCCGGATTACGTCGACGCTGCGCTCTACCATCCGTGACGCCAACACGCACTTTGTATCCTCAGGCAGCAGCTATGATTACATCCAGTCTGATGATACTCACCCGACTTACACAGGCAGCACCGTCACCGCTGGCTTGTTTGGCGGCAGCACCGGTACTGGCGCACCACGCTACAGCTCGTTCGTCAGTGGCAAAAATCCGATCTGGAATCAGTACGGCCACGAGCGCATGGGGTGGGCTATTTCGACTTTCAATCCAGCGGCACCTTAA